The DNA segment GCACGGAAAGAAGATCTACACCCTCGACGTGGCCAGAAAGGACGACGAGATTCTTTACATATTCGAGGAGGGAGTCCCGGAGCACATCGAGTGGCTCACTCCAGAGGAGACTCAGGAGCTCTACGCGGCCTTCCGCGGCGAGGACTTCTCGGGCTTCATGAAGTTTTTCTTCGGCGACAGAAAGAGGCAGTGGTAGGCATTAGAAATGGAAGGGCAGAAAACAGGAAAAGCCAGGCATTAGGCGTTCGCCTTTTTCTGCCTGATGTAGGCATCTATAGCCTTTGCGGCCCTCTTTCCATCACCCATCGCGAGGATAACTGTTGCCTCACCCCTGATGGCGTCTCCTCCGGCGAAGACACCGGGAATGCTGGTCATGAGGTTCTCGTCCACCACAAGCGTCCCATCGGGGTTCGTCTTGAGGCCGGTGGCTTCTTCGCTTATTATCCTGTTGGGCTCAAGGCCGATCGCTATGATGACGGTGTCGGCTTCAAGCGTGACGTACTCGCCGGTGCCGACTATCTTGCGCTTTCCTTTCCTATCGCGCTCCTCAAGCGGGCGCATCTTCTCGAACTTGACGGCCTTAACCCTGCCATTCCCGTCGCCGATGAACTCAACCGGGTTGAGGAAGAACTCGAACTTGACTCCCTCCTCCTCGGCGTGATGGATTTCCTCAATCCTGGCCGTCATGTCCTCCCTTCCCCTGCGGTATGCTATTGTTACCTCTGTTCCGAGCCTCAATGCGGAGCGGGCCGCGTCCATGGCGGTGTTTCCGGCCCCAATCACGATGGTCTTCTTTCCGACAGCTATCGGCTCGTCGTATTCCGGGAACAGGTAGGCCTTCATGAGGTTGATCCTTGTCAGGAACTCGTTGGCGGTGTATATCCTGTCAAGGAGTATGCCCGGTATGTTGAGCAGCTTGGGCGTTCCCGCACCGGTTCCGATGAATACGGCGTCGTACTCCTCAAGGAGCTCCTCAAGGGTGACGGTCTTTCCGACGATGTGGTCGAGCTTTATTTCGACACCGAGTTCACGGAGCTTGGCTATCTCCTTATCCAGTATCTCCTTCGGAAGCCTGAACTCGGGGATCCCGTAGATGAGAACTCCCCCGGGCCTGTGGAGTGCCTCAAAAACGGTAACCTCATAGCCCATCTTTGCAAGCTCTCCCGCACAGGTCAGACCAGCGGGCCCGCTTCCTACCACGGCGACCCGGCCTTTCGTCCCATCCCCGTTGGCCATGAACTCCCTGAGGAGCTCCTCCTCTATCCCGTGCTTCCTTGCGTAATCGGCAACGAACCTCTCAAGCTTACCGATGTTTATCGGGTCTCCGACCTTGCCCATGACGCACGGCGCCTCACACTGCTCCTCCTGCGGACAGACGCGGCCGGTAACGGCCGGCAATGTGTTGTCGTTCCATATTACACGCAGGGCGTTCTTGACGGCCTCGTCAGGGTTGTCGGAGTTCTCACGGAGGGCCCTTATGAATCCTGGTATGTTTATGTGGACGGGACAGCCCTTGATGCACGGGGCGTATTCGGGCGGACACTGTATGCAGCGCTCCGCCTCTTTCACCGCGGAAGCAAAGTCATAGCCCAGGTTGACCTCAACGAAGCTCTTAACACGCTCCCCCACGGGGACTTCCGGAGTAGGAACGCGCTCCTTGATGAGCTTTGGTTTGACTGCCATTCAGATCACCCCTTTGGCCTTAAGCTGAGCTATGTATCTCTCCCTTGCAATCTTCTCCTGCTCTGCAAAGCGTGCGTTCCTCTTTATCGCGTCGTCCCAGTCTATTTTGTGCGCGTCCATCATCGGCCCGTCCCTGCAGGCGAACTTTATCTCCCCACCGTAGAGAACCCTGCACGAGCCGCACATCCCGGTTCCGTCCACCATTATCTGCCTGACCGTTACGATGGTCGGGATTCCGTAGGGCCTTGTGAGCTCGGCCAGCTTCTTAAGGGAGCCCAGCTTTCCGCCGCCGAAGACTATATCCACCTTGTCTCTCTCTATAAGCTCCTTCAGAACGTCCAGGTAGTGTCCCTTTATCCCAACGCTCCCGTCCTCGGTGGTGAGGTAGTGCTCATCCGCCACGGGCTTCGCCAGGTACCTCTCGGGGTAAACGTTGGCCTCGTTCTCAAAGGTCTGAATTGCTATGGTGTAGTTGCCGGCCTCCTTCATCGCCTTGAGTGTGGCGTAGCTCTCAGCCTGGGCGCAGACAGCGTCCGACACGAAAACAACGTTTCCGTAGTGCTTCACCTCTATGGGCTTTCCAAGGGGGCCCGTAACGCTGAGGAGCTCGTCCCCAACGTCAAACTCGTACCAGAGCTTGAGTGTCGTCTTCCCGTGCCGTCTTATGAACATGCCTATTCTCCCGTCTTTGGCATAGTAAACGGACATAGGGACCCTCTCACCTTTTTCATCGGGAATCAGAACCACGAACTGCCCCACCTTCCACGAGCGGGCGATATGGGGCGCCTCGACCTCCATGAAAAAGTCGATGGCGCTCAGGTTTTCCTTTTCCGTTATGACATACCCCATGATGCACCACCTTGATCACGTGCTCAAAGTTGTCCACGCTTAGTTTAGAACGTTTGGATTTTATATGCGTTTTTAAAACCAAAGGTTCAGAACTCCCAGACCATAGGAAAGGCTTTTACCCCGGGGCGCCAACTACCGGTGGTGGCCAAGATGGTGGAGATCCCAAAGAGTCATCCCAGGTACTGGAGCCTGTACTACCGGGAAAAGATCATTGAAGGGATGGAAAAGGGCATGACGGCTAAAGCGGGCCTCATAGCGCACGGCAGGGGTGAGGCCTTCGACTACCTTATCGGCGAAAGAACCATAGAACCAGCCGAGAATGCAATGAAGGCCGCAGTGGCCAAACTGCTCCTCGCGGAGCACCCAGTCATCTCGGTCAACGGGAACGTTGCAGCACTAGTCCCAAAGGAGACCATAGAGCTCGCCAAGGCCCTTGGCGCAAAGCTTGAAATAAACCTCTTCTACCGCACCGAGGAGCGCGTTAAGGCGATAGCGGAGGAGCTGAGAAAGTACGACCCAGATGTTGAGCTCCTCGGGATAAACCCCACGAAGCGCATTCCTGGTCTTGAACATGAGAGGGGAAAGGTTGACGAGGAGGGAATATGGAAAGCAGATGTGGTCGTTGTCCCTCTGGAAGACGGCGACAGGACGGAAGCCCTCGTCAGGATGGGCAAGTTCGTGATCACAGTTGACCTCAACCCGCTCTCAAGGAGTGCCAGAATGGCCGACATAACCATCGTTGACAATATAGTCCGCGCGTATCCCAGAATGACGGAGCTGGCGAGGGAGATGAAGGACTACAGCAGGGAGGAGCTACTGGAGATACTCGAAGAATACGACAACGAGAAAACACTAAGCGACGTTCTGATCCATATAAGGGACAGACTAACAAAGCTCGCTGAGGGTGGTGTCTGGAGAAAGAAGGAGCTGGAGGCTTAGAGCTCTCTCTCCGTTTTTTCGACGAGCCTTCTGAGGCTCGTTATAAGCTCGGCCTCGCTGGAGGCATGGGAGACCACCAGGGGCACCCTCTCGCGCTCGGCCAGCTTGACCGCGAGCTCGTCGAGTTTTTTAACGCCGTGAAGGACGACAACTGCCGGCTTGAGTCCCTGGACGCGGACGGCTATCATCGGGCTTCTTCCTGTCGTTACCTTGGTGAATATCAGCGCTCTCTCAGTCGTCCAGCCGTAGAGCTTGAGAAACTCCTCGCTGCTCATCTCAAGGATCGCCTTTATGCTGTCAACGACGGTGTATCCATAAATCTGCCTGTCGAGGAGGTGCATGTTGGCCACGA comes from the Thermococcus thioreducens genome and includes:
- the gltA gene encoding NADPH-dependent glutamate synthase; the encoded protein is MAVKPKLIKERVPTPEVPVGERVKSFVEVNLGYDFASAVKEAERCIQCPPEYAPCIKGCPVHINIPGFIRALRENSDNPDEAVKNALRVIWNDNTLPAVTGRVCPQEEQCEAPCVMGKVGDPINIGKLERFVADYARKHGIEEELLREFMANGDGTKGRVAVVGSGPAGLTCAGELAKMGYEVTVFEALHRPGGVLIYGIPEFRLPKEILDKEIAKLRELGVEIKLDHIVGKTVTLEELLEEYDAVFIGTGAGTPKLLNIPGILLDRIYTANEFLTRINLMKAYLFPEYDEPIAVGKKTIVIGAGNTAMDAARSALRLGTEVTIAYRRGREDMTARIEEIHHAEEEGVKFEFFLNPVEFIGDGNGRVKAVKFEKMRPLEERDRKGKRKIVGTGEYVTLEADTVIIAIGLEPNRIISEEATGLKTNPDGTLVVDENLMTSIPGVFAGGDAIRGEATVILAMGDGKRAAKAIDAYIRQKKANA
- a CDS encoding sulfide/dihydroorotate dehydrogenase-like FAD/NAD-binding protein, giving the protein MGYVITEKENLSAIDFFMEVEAPHIARSWKVGQFVVLIPDEKGERVPMSVYYAKDGRIGMFIRRHGKTTLKLWYEFDVGDELLSVTGPLGKPIEVKHYGNVVFVSDAVCAQAESYATLKAMKEAGNYTIAIQTFENEANVYPERYLAKPVADEHYLTTEDGSVGIKGHYLDVLKELIERDKVDIVFGGGKLGSLKKLAELTRPYGIPTIVTVRQIMVDGTGMCGSCRVLYGGEIKFACRDGPMMDAHKIDWDDAIKRNARFAEQEKIARERYIAQLKAKGVI
- a CDS encoding 4-phosphopantoate--beta-alanine ligase translates to MVEIPKSHPRYWSLYYREKIIEGMEKGMTAKAGLIAHGRGEAFDYLIGERTIEPAENAMKAAVAKLLLAEHPVISVNGNVAALVPKETIELAKALGAKLEINLFYRTEERVKAIAEELRKYDPDVELLGINPTKRIPGLEHERGKVDEEGIWKADVVVVPLEDGDRTEALVRMGKFVITVDLNPLSRSARMADITIVDNIVRAYPRMTELAREMKDYSREELLEILEEYDNEKTLSDVLIHIRDRLTKLAEGGVWRKKELEA